Proteins from one Litoribrevibacter albus genomic window:
- a CDS encoding NCS2 family permease, with protein MLEKLFKLSAHNTNVKTEVVAGLTTFLTMAYILFVNPDILSTTGMDKGSLFTATAISAAFGCILMGFLANFPVALAPAMGLNAFFAFTVCGSMGYTWQEALGAVFVAGLIFFGLSAFKIREWIMNSIPKNLRFGIAAGIGLFLSLIALKNAGIVVDHPATFVTLGDFTQKGPLLAAVGLFMILALEYRKVPGDVLLSVLVVTAISVAITGQEVGNLVSLPPSIAPTFWQMDFSRVMEGAMVSVIFAFVFVDLFDTSGTLLAVAQKADLVDEDGKIENVGKAMVADSGASVAGAILGSSTVTSYVESTSGIAQGGRTGLTAVVVGILFLLSLFFAPIAGLVPSYATAPALLYVAVLMMSELRHVTWDDLTEAAPVFVAALGMPLTFSIADGIGLAFITYAVGKAVTGRFKDVSGAVWLVAFVFALKLAHVF; from the coding sequence ATGTTGGAAAAACTATTCAAATTATCAGCACATAACACGAATGTTAAGACCGAAGTAGTTGCGGGCTTAACCACATTCTTAACTATGGCCTATATCCTGTTTGTTAACCCGGACATCCTGTCTACTACGGGTATGGACAAAGGTTCTCTGTTTACAGCGACCGCCATTTCGGCTGCTTTTGGTTGTATTTTAATGGGCTTCTTGGCTAACTTCCCTGTGGCGTTGGCCCCAGCGATGGGCTTGAACGCTTTCTTCGCCTTTACCGTGTGTGGCTCAATGGGGTACACCTGGCAAGAGGCATTGGGTGCTGTATTTGTGGCTGGTTTAATCTTCTTTGGTTTGAGTGCCTTCAAGATCCGTGAATGGATTATGAACAGTATTCCAAAGAATCTGCGCTTCGGTATTGCCGCCGGTATTGGTTTGTTCCTTTCTCTGATTGCCTTGAAGAACGCGGGCATTGTGGTTGATCATCCTGCGACCTTTGTAACGCTTGGTGACTTCACTCAAAAAGGTCCATTGCTTGCTGCGGTTGGTTTGTTCATGATTCTTGCGCTTGAGTACCGTAAAGTGCCAGGTGATGTACTGTTGAGTGTTTTGGTTGTTACCGCTATTTCAGTGGCCATTACTGGTCAGGAAGTAGGTAACTTAGTCTCTCTACCACCAAGTATTGCCCCAACTTTCTGGCAGATGGATTTCTCTCGTGTCATGGAAGGTGCGATGGTTTCTGTGATCTTCGCGTTTGTTTTTGTGGATTTGTTTGATACCTCCGGTACGTTATTAGCGGTGGCTCAGAAAGCGGATCTTGTAGACGAAGATGGCAAGATTGAAAACGTAGGTAAAGCGATGGTGGCTGACTCTGGTGCGAGTGTTGCCGGTGCGATTCTTGGTTCATCAACGGTAACCAGTTACGTTGAGAGTACGTCAGGTATTGCGCAAGGTGGTCGAACTGGTCTGACGGCCGTGGTTGTGGGTATCTTGTTCTTGTTGTCGTTGTTCTTTGCTCCGATTGCCGGACTAGTGCCTTCTTACGCAACGGCACCTGCATTGTTATATGTGGCGGTGCTTATGATGTCTGAATTGCGTCATGTGACCTGGGATGACTTGACCGAAGCGGCGCCTGTGTTCGTGGCTGCGTTGGGTATGCCGTTAACCTTCTCTATTGCTGATGGTATTGGTTTGGCCTTTATCACCTATGCGGTAGGTAAGGCTGTAACCGGACGCTTTAAAGATGTAAGTGGCGCTGTTTGGTTGGTTGCGTTCGTCTTTGCTTTAAAACTGGCGCACGTATTCTAA
- a CDS encoding adenine phosphoribosyltransferase: MSFDEIYLKANIRAVHNWPKEGVTFRDITPLLQQPKPFRMVIDALTQRYINHEIDRIAAIDSRGFLIGSVLAYNLNKPLILVRKKDKLPPPVISESYNLEYGAATVEIQQGSCKEGDKVLIIDDIIATGGTMMAASTLLKSQGAEVFEAAALIDLPDLNGSTLLQNIGIGVYSLCAFEGES, from the coding sequence ATGTCGTTTGACGAAATCTACCTGAAAGCTAATATCCGAGCGGTTCATAACTGGCCGAAAGAAGGCGTTACCTTTCGAGATATCACTCCATTACTACAGCAACCTAAGCCATTTCGAATGGTCATTGATGCTTTGACTCAGCGTTACATTAATCATGAAATTGATCGTATCGCAGCGATCGACAGTCGTGGTTTCCTAATCGGTTCCGTACTGGCTTATAACCTCAATAAACCACTGATCCTTGTTCGTAAGAAAGACAAACTGCCACCACCAGTTATTTCAGAAAGCTACAACCTTGAATACGGAGCTGCCACGGTAGAGATTCAACAAGGTTCATGTAAGGAAGGCGACAAGGTATTAATCATCGACGACATCATTGCCACAGGCGGCACCATGATGGCCGCCAGCACCTTGTTGAAAAGCCAGGGCGCGGAAGTCTTTGAAGCGGCAGCCTTGATTGACCTGCCAGATCTGAATGGCTCTACACTACTTCAAAACATCGGCATCGGCGTATACAGCCTGTGTGCCTTTGAAGGTGAATCGTAA
- a CDS encoding sensor domain-containing diguanylate cyclase, with the protein MDAKTSKLLASALDLTENGIMILDRFDKVVYSNQMASELFGYEKENIRGKEYDDLIRHAYEAQHGLSIQATDIEEWLSEAVLHRRTEVYRSFEVDSLDGRWFLIVEQLLEDDHLCIFFFDQTEEKETQDELIQSKNLLNEAASNDLMTGLLNHRTFVERARQEISRGYRANKATALLLVDLCKLKDINDKFGHYAGDHCLVQVAHHLCDLYRDYDLIGRLDGDEFAILLSGANYEETEIIARRTQSLFEQLNLEFEGRVFQTSINIGGHVLGRSQLPFDQMYHNAEEALLEAKAKGNGSVLIT; encoded by the coding sequence ATGGATGCAAAAACTTCCAAACTCCTGGCATCTGCACTGGATCTTACTGAAAACGGCATCATGATATTGGATCGCTTTGATAAAGTGGTCTACAGCAACCAAATGGCATCAGAGCTTTTTGGCTATGAAAAGGAAAACATTCGCGGTAAAGAATACGATGACCTGATTCGACATGCCTATGAAGCACAACATGGCTTATCCATTCAGGCCACCGACATTGAAGAGTGGCTTTCAGAGGCCGTGCTCCATCGAAGAACCGAGGTCTACCGTTCTTTTGAAGTGGACAGTCTTGATGGCCGTTGGTTCTTGATCGTTGAACAATTACTTGAAGACGATCATTTGTGTATCTTCTTCTTTGACCAGACTGAAGAAAAAGAAACTCAGGACGAACTCATTCAGTCTAAAAATCTGCTGAATGAAGCTGCCAGCAATGACCTGATGACCGGCCTGTTGAATCACCGTACATTTGTGGAACGCGCACGCCAGGAAATCAGTCGTGGTTATAGAGCCAACAAAGCCACCGCTCTTTTACTGGTCGATTTATGCAAGCTTAAAGACATCAACGACAAGTTTGGACATTACGCGGGAGATCACTGCCTGGTTCAGGTTGCACATCATCTCTGCGACTTATACAGAGATTATGACTTGATTGGACGATTGGATGGCGATGAGTTTGCCATTCTTCTTTCCGGCGCAAACTATGAAGAAACCGAGATCATTGCACGCAGAACGCAAAGCTTATTTGAACAACTGAATCTTGAATTTGAAGGGCGTGTGTTTCAGACCTCAATCAACATTGGCGGTCATGTACTAGGTCGTTCTCAACTCCCCTTCGATCAAATGTACCACAATGCTGAAGAAGCCCTGTTAGAGGCAAAAGCCAAAGGGAACGGTTCAGTATTAATCACCTGA
- a CDS encoding BolA/IbaG family iron-sulfur metabolism protein yields MKIQAQIEALIRSNFEPLYFEVLNESYMHNVPEGSESHFKVVLVTDKFEGKRSVARHQQVYGALSEVMDSIHALALHTYTPEEYEQAQSAPASPNCMGGSKHDQH; encoded by the coding sequence ATGAAAATTCAAGCACAAATCGAAGCGTTAATTCGTTCAAATTTTGAACCTCTGTATTTCGAAGTTCTCAACGAAAGCTATATGCACAATGTTCCTGAAGGTTCAGAGTCGCATTTCAAGGTGGTTTTGGTTACTGATAAGTTTGAAGGCAAACGTTCTGTAGCACGTCATCAGCAAGTATACGGTGCCTTAAGCGAAGTGATGGATTCGATCCATGCATTGGCTTTGCACACCTATACACCGGAAGAATACGAGCAAGCGCAGTCTGCACCTGCGTCACCAAACTGTATGGGTGGCAGTAAACACGATCAGCACTAG
- a CDS encoding 16S rRNA (uracil(1498)-N(3))-methyltransferase, with protein MNLILITERDFASTSQVVLSDHRAKHIHQVHQAEPGRRLKVGLVNGLMGLGEVTDAIKSGDDYQVSLTVELSQQPPEKLPLTVILALPRPKMLRRTIQNLTSLGVAHLVLINSYRVEKSYWQSPFLHQLDEYVQLGLEQSVDTVPMTIQLEKRFKPFVEDRLPELIQDKRAIVAHPYVSETCPRDIQTPLVLAIGPEGGFIQYEVDKLIDAGFDAVTLGQRIQKVETVLPQLIGRLY; from the coding sequence GTGAACTTAATTCTGATTACTGAACGCGACTTTGCGAGCACGTCACAGGTGGTGCTGTCAGATCACAGGGCTAAGCATATTCATCAGGTACATCAGGCCGAACCGGGTCGACGTTTAAAAGTTGGCTTGGTTAATGGTCTGATGGGCTTAGGTGAAGTGACGGATGCAATTAAAAGCGGGGATGACTATCAGGTGTCATTAACCGTTGAGCTGTCACAACAACCCCCCGAAAAATTGCCTCTGACTGTCATTTTGGCGTTACCTCGGCCAAAAATGTTGCGTCGCACGATTCAAAATCTCACGTCGTTAGGTGTTGCTCATTTGGTGTTGATTAACTCGTATCGGGTTGAGAAAAGTTATTGGCAATCGCCGTTTCTACATCAGTTGGATGAGTATGTTCAGCTTGGTTTAGAGCAATCCGTAGATACGGTGCCTATGACGATTCAGCTTGAGAAACGATTCAAACCCTTTGTGGAAGATCGCTTGCCAGAGCTGATTCAAGATAAACGAGCTATTGTGGCGCACCCTTATGTGTCCGAGACTTGTCCTCGCGATATCCAGACGCCTTTGGTGTTAGCGATAGGCCCGGAAGGCGGGTTCATCCAGTACGAAGTGGATAAACTGATCGACGCCGGATTTGATGCAGTGACCTTAGGGCAACGGATTCAGAAAGTCGAAACCGTACTGCCACAGCTAATCGGTCGTCTTTACTAA
- a CDS encoding alpha/beta fold hydrolase, with product MTEHILPTRFCDAEEDYLPSARLLELSDNRTLEYFEFGDPQGVPILYHHGMPGSAMEAAALHQVFLRHGLKLISPNRPGIGSSSPAQEYCLAQITADTQALLDHLGHSKVTVIGWSSGGVPALWLAKHASTQVQKVILLSSYSHFSELEQAPFHHVGQASWLKFFTSKVPRLSQLVFLCAGYLANKLPRLYFYFMTQQCHYQDVDILSNYPRLGEMLLEAQRRSFSQSYSSLYKDLVSQFEQWPFHLNSIQCPVSIFQGDCDPFVSERIGQHLADCLPNADYNLLSGQGHLYWLENSFQYRLAHLCQI from the coding sequence ATGACTGAACACATTCTGCCAACTCGTTTCTGTGACGCTGAAGAAGATTATCTGCCATCAGCAAGGCTGCTGGAGCTCTCAGATAATCGAACGCTGGAATACTTTGAGTTTGGTGACCCTCAAGGCGTGCCGATTCTTTATCATCACGGTATGCCAGGATCAGCAATGGAAGCGGCTGCCTTGCATCAGGTGTTTCTACGCCACGGATTAAAGCTGATTAGCCCAAACCGTCCCGGTATCGGTTCTTCCTCCCCTGCACAAGAATACTGCCTGGCCCAAATTACAGCCGACACCCAAGCATTACTGGATCATCTAGGCCATTCAAAGGTCACCGTCATTGGCTGGTCTTCCGGCGGAGTTCCTGCCCTTTGGTTAGCCAAGCACGCCAGCACACAGGTACAAAAAGTCATTTTATTGAGCAGCTACAGCCATTTCTCTGAGTTAGAACAAGCCCCCTTTCACCACGTAGGCCAAGCCTCATGGTTGAAGTTTTTCACATCGAAAGTGCCAAGATTGAGTCAGTTGGTATTTCTATGTGCCGGCTACTTAGCTAATAAACTCCCCAGGTTGTACTTCTACTTCATGACCCAACAATGCCATTACCAGGATGTGGACATCCTGAGCAATTACCCCCGACTAGGTGAAATGCTCCTGGAGGCTCAACGCCGCTCATTCAGTCAGAGCTACTCCAGTTTATATAAAGACTTGGTCAGTCAGTTTGAGCAATGGCCGTTTCATCTGAACAGCATTCAATGTCCTGTTTCGATCTTCCAAGGCGACTGCGATCCATTTGTCTCTGAACGCATTGGTCAGCACCTGGCAGATTGTTTACCGAATGCGGACTACAACTTATTGTCTGGTCAGGGCCATCTATATTGGCTCGAAAACAGCTTCCAATACCGACTTGCCCACCTTTGCCAAATCTAA
- a CDS encoding rhodanese-related sulfurtransferase — MTEHTSSQPFVVAAMYRFVTLDNYQDIREPLREFCDEHNIKGTLLLAKEGINGTVAGSREGIDALLAYLKSDPRLAALEHKESFDEHQPFYRMKVKLKKEIVTMGIDGIDPNEVVGTYVKPKDWNALISDPDVLLLDTRNDYEVEVGTFEHAVNPDTQIFREFPDYVRNNVDKTKHKKVAMFCTGGIRCEKASAFMKKEGFEEVYHLEGGILKYLEEVPQEESMWKGECFVFDNRVTVDHNLDKGTFELCHACRMPVSEEDKTSEKYEDGVSCPSCYDSLDDATRERARNRQRQIALAKEQGIEHIGVSMEERKAIKQAKKDEHRKRSLHLD; from the coding sequence ATGACTGAACACACTTCTTCACAGCCGTTTGTAGTTGCGGCTATGTATCGCTTTGTGACCTTGGACAATTACCAGGACATTCGTGAGCCTCTGCGTGAATTCTGCGATGAGCACAACATCAAAGGTACTTTATTGCTAGCCAAAGAAGGCATCAACGGTACCGTTGCGGGTAGTCGTGAGGGCATCGATGCGCTGTTGGCGTATTTGAAAAGTGATCCACGCTTAGCGGCCTTGGAACACAAAGAGTCTTTTGATGAGCATCAGCCTTTCTACCGTATGAAAGTGAAGCTGAAGAAAGAAATCGTGACCATGGGCATAGATGGCATTGATCCTAACGAAGTAGTGGGCACCTATGTGAAGCCAAAGGATTGGAATGCTTTGATTTCTGACCCTGACGTACTTCTATTGGACACTCGTAACGACTACGAAGTGGAAGTGGGCACCTTTGAGCACGCAGTAAACCCGGATACTCAGATTTTTCGTGAATTCCCGGATTATGTTCGCAATAACGTAGACAAAACTAAGCACAAGAAAGTCGCTATGTTCTGTACTGGTGGCATTCGTTGTGAAAAAGCGTCTGCGTTCATGAAAAAAGAAGGGTTTGAAGAAGTCTATCACCTGGAAGGTGGTATCTTGAAATACCTGGAAGAAGTGCCACAAGAAGAAAGTATGTGGAAAGGTGAATGCTTCGTTTTTGACAACCGTGTGACCGTTGATCATAACCTGGATAAAGGTACATTTGAGTTATGTCACGCTTGTCGTATGCCGGTATCGGAAGAAGACAAAACCTCTGAAAAATACGAAGACGGTGTGTCTTGCCCAAGCTGTTATGATTCGTTGGATGATGCTACTCGTGAGCGTGCTCGTAATCGCCAGCGTCAGATTGCCTTGGCAAAAGAGCAGGGCATTGAACACATTGGTGTGTCGATGGAAGAACGTAAAGCCATCAAACAAGCCAAAAAAGATGAGCACAGAAAGCGCTCTTTGCACCTGGATTAA